A window of Agrobacterium tumefaciens contains these coding sequences:
- a CDS encoding 2-hydroxy-3-oxopropionate reductase: MKIGFIGLGVMGRPMAQHLIDAGHELYLHRVKPVSNHLLESGARACGSATEVARSAEIVILMLPDTPDVEAVLFGDDGVAHGLDAGKLVIDMSSISPIATKDFAARIEALGCDYLDAPVSGGEVGAKAASLTIMVGGKPDIFERARPLFEKMGKNITLIGDVGNGQVAKVANQIVVALNIQAVSEALRFSNKAGADPSIVRKALMGGFAASRVLEVHGERMINETFEPGFRISLHHKDISLALESARLLELMLPNTAMVQQLMNGALEKGLGDKDHSALIKAL, translated from the coding sequence ATGAAAATAGGATTTATCGGACTGGGCGTCATGGGCCGCCCGATGGCGCAGCATCTGATCGATGCCGGACATGAGCTTTATCTTCACCGGGTCAAACCCGTGTCGAACCACCTCCTGGAAAGCGGTGCGAGGGCCTGCGGTTCAGCTACAGAAGTGGCGCGCAGCGCCGAAATCGTGATTTTGATGCTGCCGGACACGCCCGATGTGGAAGCAGTTTTGTTTGGTGATGATGGCGTCGCGCACGGCCTTGATGCGGGAAAGCTCGTCATCGACATGAGCTCGATTTCACCGATTGCGACGAAGGATTTTGCCGCCCGTATCGAGGCGCTGGGATGCGATTATCTCGACGCGCCGGTGTCGGGCGGTGAAGTTGGCGCCAAAGCGGCGTCGCTGACCATCATGGTCGGCGGTAAACCGGATATTTTCGAGCGCGCAAGGCCGCTGTTTGAGAAGATGGGCAAGAACATCACCTTGATCGGAGACGTGGGAAACGGGCAGGTTGCAAAGGTCGCCAACCAGATTGTTGTCGCCCTGAATATTCAGGCCGTTTCGGAAGCCCTTCGCTTTTCGAATAAAGCCGGAGCGGACCCTTCCATCGTGCGCAAGGCGTTGATGGGTGGCTTTGCCGCGTCCCGCGTACTGGAGGTCCACGGCGAAAGGATGATCAACGAAACATTCGAGCCCGGCTTTCGCATAAGTTTGCATCACAAGGACATATCGCTCGCGCTTGAGTCGGCGCGTCTGCTGGAGCTTATGCTGCCCAACACCGCGATGGTTCAACAGTTGATGAATGGCGCGCTGGAAAAAGGCCTGGGCGACAAAGACCACTCGGCGTTGATCAAAGCCTTGTAG
- the otnI gene encoding 2-oxo-tetronate isomerase, with the protein MPKFAANLSMLYTEHPFMERFAAAAADGFAAVEYVSPYEEAAETIAAELRRCNLTQALFNLPPGNWAAGERGVACLPDRVSEFETSVETAIRYAKILGCRKINCLAGIQPPGVDPQILEDTLVGNLGHAARRLADAGIALVFEPINTRDIPGYFVTNTDQAERIMDRVGHSNLLIQYDFYHMQIMQGDLVTTFERLQDRIGHVQIADNPGRHEPGTGEINHDFIFKRLDELGYEGWVGCEYRPASTTSAGLGWLKAYQQED; encoded by the coding sequence ATGCCGAAATTCGCCGCCAATCTGTCCATGCTTTATACCGAACATCCGTTCATGGAACGGTTTGCCGCTGCCGCTGCCGATGGTTTTGCGGCAGTCGAATATGTCAGCCCCTACGAGGAGGCGGCGGAGACGATTGCAGCGGAGCTCAGGAGGTGCAATCTGACGCAGGCCCTGTTCAACCTGCCGCCCGGCAACTGGGCCGCAGGCGAGCGCGGCGTTGCCTGCCTGCCGGACAGGGTCTCCGAATTTGAGACGTCCGTGGAAACGGCGATCCGCTATGCAAAAATTCTGGGATGCCGAAAGATCAATTGTCTGGCCGGTATTCAACCGCCCGGCGTCGATCCGCAGATTCTGGAAGACACGCTCGTCGGCAATCTCGGGCACGCCGCGCGACGTCTGGCGGATGCCGGAATTGCCCTTGTCTTCGAGCCCATCAACACCCGCGACATACCCGGATATTTCGTCACCAACACCGATCAGGCCGAACGGATCATGGACCGTGTCGGGCATTCCAACCTGCTGATACAGTATGACTTCTACCACATGCAGATCATGCAGGGCGATCTCGTCACGACCTTCGAGCGCCTGCAGGACAGAATCGGCCACGTTCAGATCGCCGATAATCCCGGACGTCATGAGCCGGGGACGGGCGAGATCAACCACGATTTCATCTTCAAGCGCCTGGATGAACTTGGTTACGAAGGATGGGTCGGCTGCGAATATCGACCGGCGTCGACCACCAGCGCAGGTCTTGGCTGGTTGAAAGCATATCAACAGGAGGATTGA
- a CDS encoding response regulator, which translates to MKLLLIEDDPEMTDALRVALSQHGIVLDAVGDLATAREAIAMADYDIVLIDRQLPDGDGSTFLADLRGAGSNTRSIIISALRSTDERISGLNDGADDYLPKPFEIPELVARMSAVLRRAPTTGSSLLAAGNVTYNRVSCDVHVDGVRLALTRRELLIIETLLRNRGRTVLRSSLEGQVYSFDDEIQSNSLESNMSRLRRKLGEAEANIVIKNIRGIGYYLHEQQ; encoded by the coding sequence ATGAAACTTCTACTTATCGAAGACGATCCAGAAATGACGGATGCCTTGAGGGTGGCCCTCTCGCAGCATGGCATTGTCCTTGATGCCGTTGGGGATCTGGCAACGGCGCGCGAAGCAATCGCCATGGCGGACTACGATATCGTCCTTATCGACCGGCAACTGCCTGATGGTGATGGCAGTACCTTCCTTGCGGATTTGCGTGGCGCAGGTTCAAACACGCGATCGATCATCATCTCGGCTCTGAGGTCCACCGACGAGCGAATATCCGGGCTGAATGACGGCGCTGATGATTATTTACCGAAGCCCTTCGAAATCCCCGAACTGGTCGCGAGAATGAGCGCTGTGCTGAGGAGGGCTCCGACAACGGGATCGTCCCTCCTGGCTGCCGGCAACGTTACCTACAATCGTGTGTCATGCGATGTACATGTCGATGGCGTCCGGCTTGCGCTCACCCGCAGGGAACTGCTGATCATCGAGACGCTTCTGAGAAACCGTGGTCGGACCGTGTTGCGCTCGTCCCTTGAGGGTCAGGTCTATTCCTTTGACGATGAGATCCAGTCGAACTCACTGGAATCCAACATGTCGCGGCTGCGCCGAAAGCTTGGCGAAGCGGAGGCCAACATCGTTATCAAAAACATTCGAGGCATAGGCTATTATCTTCATGAGCAGCAATAG
- a CDS encoding efflux RND transporter periplasmic adaptor subunit — protein MTRNITRKRLILSAVTLVGLLGVWLLFLRSPAKPELVTAQARTGDIEEVVLATGVLEPLELVRVGAQASGRIEHLAVKIGDIVEAGQLVAEIDSQTRRNTLRDREAALANIRAVHAARRAGLVKAEKDFERERDLLAGGSTPRAQYDAAVATRDSARAEVQSLDAQVAQAQVALESAGIELDYTRITAPIAGTVVAIVTDEGQTVNALQTAPTIVMIARLDTMTVRADISEADVVRVRRGLPVWFSILGDPKRRFDGELRQVEPAPASIANESNAAASRIGSTNGAVYYTGLIDVANADGVLRPSMTAQVSIVLSRVSGAVLVPLSAVEGAPRAGDTARVRILDAMGEVQIRQVQVGIDNGANIQILGGLQAGETIVLGASTDERTDGQAQLAAAKR, from the coding sequence ATGACACGAAACATCACCCGCAAGCGTCTCATCCTGTCGGCGGTAACCCTTGTCGGTTTGCTGGGCGTCTGGCTTCTGTTTCTGCGTTCGCCGGCGAAGCCTGAACTGGTGACGGCGCAGGCGCGAACGGGTGACATTGAAGAGGTGGTGCTGGCGACCGGGGTTCTCGAACCGCTCGAGCTGGTGCGGGTCGGCGCCCAGGCGTCGGGACGCATTGAGCATCTTGCTGTCAAGATCGGTGACATCGTCGAGGCGGGCCAATTGGTGGCCGAGATCGATTCCCAGACCCGGCGCAACACCTTGCGGGACCGCGAGGCCGCTTTGGCCAACATCCGCGCCGTTCACGCCGCGCGCCGCGCCGGTCTGGTGAAAGCCGAGAAGGATTTCGAGCGTGAGCGTGACCTGCTGGCAGGTGGTTCCACGCCGCGCGCCCAGTATGACGCCGCGGTTGCGACGCGAGACAGCGCGCGGGCTGAGGTTCAATCGCTGGACGCCCAGGTCGCCCAAGCGCAGGTCGCGCTGGAGTCTGCGGGTATAGAACTGGACTATACGCGTATCACTGCTCCAATCGCGGGCACTGTGGTCGCGATCGTCACTGACGAGGGTCAAACCGTGAATGCCCTGCAGACTGCGCCGACCATCGTCATGATCGCGCGATTGGACACAATGACGGTACGCGCGGACATTTCCGAGGCTGACGTCGTGCGTGTGCGACGAGGCCTGCCGGTCTGGTTCAGCATTCTTGGCGATCCGAAGCGCCGGTTCGATGGGGAGTTGCGACAGGTGGAACCGGCCCCGGCTTCCATCGCCAACGAGAGCAACGCCGCTGCGAGCCGGATTGGCTCAACCAACGGTGCGGTATATTACACCGGGCTGATCGACGTGGCGAATGCGGACGGGGTCCTGCGGCCCTCCATGACGGCGCAGGTGTCCATCGTCTTGAGCCGCGTCAGCGGCGCCGTGCTGGTTCCGCTCAGTGCAGTGGAAGGGGCGCCCCGGGCCGGCGATACGGCGCGTGTGCGCATACTGGACGCGATGGGCGAGGTCCAGATCCGGCAGGTCCAGGTCGGCATCGATAACGGCGCGAACATCCAAATCCTTGGCGGTCTTCAGGCCGGCGAGACCATCGTCCTGGGAGCATCCACCGACGAACGCACGGATGGCCAGGCTCAACTGGCCGCGGCGAAGCGGTAG
- a CDS encoding YMGG-like glycine zipper-containing protein — protein sequence MRKIISGVLVCVALTACSQTEKGAGIGAASGAIIGGLASGTWEGAAVGAAAGGAGGAVIGNISERNDRNRRDRWERRDHRDYSCRYRDYYGRCR from the coding sequence ATGAGAAAGATCATTTCGGGCGTACTTGTTTGCGTGGCACTGACCGCCTGCAGCCAGACGGAAAAGGGCGCCGGCATTGGGGCGGCAAGCGGCGCCATCATTGGTGGGTTGGCAAGCGGTACTTGGGAAGGCGCCGCAGTGGGAGCCGCCGCAGGCGGCGCGGGTGGCGCTGTGATAGGCAACATCAGCGAACGGAACGACAGGAACCGCCGCGACCGCTGGGAACGTCGGGATCACCGCGACTACAGCTGCAGATACCGGGATTATTACGGTCGCTGCCGCTAA
- a CDS encoding sensor histidine kinase yields MTSTSLRWRFTFGFIVLQLCAVIASLSLVFYLLSGLKPDVAITSIWLSQEIADSVRLEPNGRASLMPTAELREIMEDSPNLWFVADLGKDIVLAHGVPPGKIADNMPFLRTFRSVELHGDLDDPLSVGRMERFDTQAGEATIFAGGVPMSQYGVTVLLGNLAIGIPALILVAISLIGAPFVTRWALRSFSDLTTRLDRIDLDTRGALVEERGLPNEVLRLVRDINRALRRLDSGFEATERFFVNAAHELRTPIAVLQVRIDTLSPSSDKTHLQTAIKRLTAIANQLLDTEKYRQKPQQNAPVDLNSVVSKVVADLAPLAISEGYEISFDSDAEDLFVPGDAEALERAFVNLVRNAVQYGGGRGQISVSIEADGSVMVADQGCGISGDKQSRIFEPFYRVSPHGSGAGLGLSMVNEIVTRHGGYVELSSAPGKGSTFAVRWREKRIFQRR; encoded by the coding sequence ATGACCAGCACCTCCCTTCGCTGGCGTTTCACTTTCGGTTTTATTGTCCTGCAGCTCTGTGCGGTCATCGCCTCGCTCAGTCTGGTTTTCTATCTCCTTTCCGGCCTCAAGCCCGATGTGGCGATCACGTCCATCTGGCTGTCTCAGGAAATCGCAGATTCAGTCCGTCTCGAGCCGAATGGCCGAGCAAGTCTGATGCCGACGGCTGAACTTAGAGAGATTATGGAAGACTCGCCTAACCTTTGGTTCGTGGCAGACCTGGGCAAAGATATCGTTTTGGCACATGGCGTGCCTCCCGGGAAAATTGCCGATAACATGCCATTCTTGCGGACGTTCAGAAGTGTCGAACTTCATGGCGATCTGGATGATCCGTTGAGTGTGGGCCGCATGGAGCGTTTCGACACCCAGGCCGGTGAGGCGACGATCTTTGCTGGCGGTGTTCCGATGTCTCAATATGGTGTGACCGTGCTGCTGGGGAACCTTGCCATCGGTATTCCGGCGCTGATCCTCGTCGCCATTTCGCTCATTGGCGCTCCGTTTGTCACACGCTGGGCTTTGCGATCCTTCAGCGACCTGACCACGCGTCTCGACAGGATCGATCTCGACACACGTGGCGCCTTGGTGGAAGAGCGGGGTTTGCCCAATGAAGTGCTTCGCCTGGTGCGCGACATCAACAGGGCGCTGCGTCGTCTCGATAGCGGCTTCGAGGCGACGGAGCGCTTCTTCGTCAACGCGGCGCATGAACTTCGAACGCCGATCGCTGTCCTGCAGGTGAGGATTGATACGCTTTCACCAAGTTCTGACAAGACCCACCTGCAGACGGCCATCAAGCGACTGACAGCGATCGCGAACCAGCTTCTCGACACCGAGAAGTACCGACAGAAGCCCCAGCAGAACGCACCTGTCGATCTCAACAGCGTTGTGTCGAAGGTGGTTGCCGATCTTGCTCCCCTGGCGATCTCTGAAGGCTACGAGATTTCGTTCGACAGCGATGCGGAAGATCTGTTCGTTCCGGGTGATGCCGAAGCTTTGGAGCGTGCATTCGTCAATCTGGTCCGTAATGCAGTCCAGTACGGAGGCGGAAGAGGACAGATATCAGTGAGCATTGAGGCTGACGGTAGCGTGATGGTCGCCGATCAGGGTTGCGGAATTTCCGGCGATAAGCAATCGCGCATATTCGAACCGTTTTACCGGGTCAGCCCTCACGGCTCAGGCGCGGGCCTCGGTCTCAGCATGGTCAATGAGATCGTGACCCGTCACGGCGGCTACGTTGAGCTTTCGTCCGCTCCAGGCAAGGGCAGCACATTTGCCGTGCGCTGGCGCGAGAAGCGCATTTTCCAGCGTCGGTAG
- a CDS encoding MacB family efflux pump subunit, with protein MTEPLIRVRGVSRAFPAGDEMVRVLKDVDLDIEAGEMMAIIGASGSGKSTLMNILGCLDRPTDGSYWIEGRETSRMSVDELAALRRERFGFIFQRYHLLGDLSAASNVEVPAIYAGRSRSDRHKRAIYLLTRLGLAERTGNIPGKLSGGQQQRVSIARALMNGGEIILADEPTGALDTHSGAEVMKILRELHAEGHTIILVTHDKKIAEHADRVVEISDGVIISDERNVSKSAATARPIREHAPGAGWRGAIDRMTEAFRMAGAAIWAHKMRSLLTMLGIIIGIASVAAISALGAGSQQQILSSISSLGTNTIEVRAGKGFGDLEAGKIRTLVPADAEALVNQPYVDSVTPTVTTSVTVKRAAVAVNASVTGVGADFFRVRGLELAHGQLFDAQDVTAYSQNVVIDANAARDLFPDRVNPVGQVILLGTMPARVTGVTKQENSSGPAVDTLTVYAPYTTVMGRMLGRPNVVGITVRIRDDVDPGNVEAAVSRLIERRHGAKDFFLTNSATIRETIETTTQTLTLLISSVAVISLIVGGIGVMNIMLVSVTERTKEIGVRVAVGARRSDILSQFLIEAVLVCLVGGFMGVMLALGISALFNLLSPDFKMIFSSGSIIVAFACSTLIGIVFGFLPARNAAKLDPIEALARE; from the coding sequence ATGACGGAACCACTGATCCGCGTACGTGGGGTATCCCGCGCTTTCCCCGCAGGCGACGAGATGGTACGGGTGCTGAAAGACGTTGATCTCGACATCGAGGCCGGCGAGATGATGGCCATTATAGGTGCGTCTGGCTCCGGCAAGTCGACGCTGATGAACATCCTTGGCTGCCTCGATCGTCCGACGGACGGCAGCTACTGGATCGAAGGGCGCGAGACCTCGAGGATGTCCGTGGACGAACTGGCCGCGCTACGCCGTGAGCGTTTTGGTTTCATCTTCCAGCGTTATCATCTGCTTGGCGATCTCAGCGCGGCCAGCAACGTCGAGGTGCCGGCCATCTATGCCGGACGCAGCCGATCCGACCGGCACAAGCGAGCGATCTACTTGTTGACCCGGCTGGGGCTCGCCGAGCGGACGGGCAATATCCCGGGCAAGCTTTCGGGCGGCCAGCAGCAGCGGGTGTCGATCGCCCGCGCGCTGATGAATGGCGGCGAGATAATTCTGGCCGACGAACCGACCGGAGCGCTGGATACGCACAGTGGCGCCGAAGTCATGAAGATCCTGCGCGAGCTTCACGCCGAAGGGCACACCATCATTCTCGTCACTCACGACAAGAAGATCGCCGAGCATGCGGATCGGGTTGTCGAGATCAGCGACGGTGTTATCATTTCCGACGAGCGCAATGTATCCAAATCCGCCGCGACGGCGCGTCCCATCCGCGAGCACGCGCCGGGCGCTGGCTGGCGTGGTGCGATTGACCGGATGACTGAGGCCTTTCGTATGGCGGGCGCAGCAATATGGGCGCACAAGATGCGCTCGCTTCTGACCATGCTCGGCATCATCATCGGTATCGCCTCGGTGGCGGCTATCTCGGCACTGGGAGCCGGCTCGCAGCAACAAATCCTCAGCAGTATCAGTTCGCTCGGCACCAACACGATCGAGGTGCGGGCGGGTAAAGGCTTCGGCGATCTGGAAGCGGGCAAGATACGGACGCTGGTTCCCGCCGATGCAGAAGCGCTGGTGAACCAGCCCTATGTCGACAGCGTGACACCAACCGTAACGACGAGCGTAACTGTCAAGCGCGCCGCCGTGGCCGTCAATGCGTCAGTCACCGGCGTTGGCGCCGACTTTTTCCGTGTACGGGGCCTTGAGCTGGCGCATGGACAACTGTTCGACGCCCAGGACGTTACCGCCTACAGCCAGAATGTGGTGATCGATGCAAACGCTGCGCGAGACCTGTTTCCAGACCGGGTAAACCCGGTGGGGCAGGTCATCCTTCTGGGCACAATGCCGGCGAGGGTCACAGGCGTGACGAAACAGGAAAACTCCTCCGGCCCGGCGGTTGATACGTTGACCGTTTATGCGCCCTACACAACCGTCATGGGCCGCATGCTGGGTCGTCCGAACGTCGTCGGCATTACGGTCCGTATCAGGGACGATGTCGACCCGGGCAATGTCGAGGCCGCAGTTTCGCGCCTTATCGAGCGGCGGCATGGCGCCAAAGACTTCTTCCTCACCAACTCGGCGACCATTCGCGAGACTATCGAGACCACCACGCAAACCCTGACATTGCTGATTTCGTCAGTCGCCGTGATCTCGCTGATCGTCGGCGGCATCGGCGTGATGAATATCATGCTGGTGTCCGTGACCGAGCGCACCAAGGAGATCGGCGTTCGTGTGGCCGTTGGCGCGCGCCGCAGCGATATCCTCTCCCAGTTTCTGATCGAGGCCGTCTTGGTCTGCCTTGTCGGCGGCTTCATGGGAGTGATGCTCGCCCTCGGGATCAGCGCTCTATTCAATTTGCTGAGCCCCGACTTCAAAATGATCTTCTCTTCGGGCTCTATCATTGTGGCCTTTGCCTGCTCCACCCTGATCGGAATTGTCTTCGGCTTCCTTCCTGCCCGCAACGCGGCAAAGCTGGACCCAATAGAAGCCTTGGCACGCGAATGA
- a CDS encoding ABC transporter ATP-binding protein: MTKHETLLAVKDLSIDFHLRTHVLHAVRNVSFNLERGKTLALVGESGSGKSVTARALMRIIDKPGQMTGGQIVLDGPKGPVDIAKFAVSSREVLAIRGGRIGLIFQEPMSSLSPVHTIGSQIIEAVRLHRRVSKRQARERCIELLRQVEIPQPEVMADRYTFEFSGGMRQRAMIAMALACDPEVLIADEPTTALDVTTQAEILDLIKRLQVERGMAMLLITHDMGIVAEVADEVAVMRFGKIVEKGPVDEIFHASQHPYTRQLLEATVKLESGAATRTLPASLTANVAPILSVRNLSKVYGAPSGLFSRGGGRGLVAVDDASLDLFAGENLGIVGESGSGKTTLGRMILRIVEPSSGKIAYRGRPDAAPMDVTTLSKVDLRRYHQDVRLIFQDPFASLNPRMTVKQIIGDPLVIAGGMPGKAVETRVAELLQKVGLDPLAMERYPHAFSGGQRQRIGIARALAVNPKVIVADEATSALDVSIRSQILDLLLDIQKQLNLSFIFISHDISVVRYFCDRVAVMHKGKIVEIGDAETICTTPSQPYTKRLISSVPNPDPRNKRMLHRLRADQV; the protein is encoded by the coding sequence ATGACGAAGCACGAAACCTTGCTGGCGGTCAAAGACCTGTCCATCGATTTCCATCTCAGAACCCATGTGCTCCATGCCGTTCGCAATGTCAGTTTCAACCTTGAACGCGGAAAGACGCTTGCGCTGGTAGGGGAAAGCGGTTCAGGCAAATCAGTGACCGCCCGCGCCCTGATGCGGATCATCGACAAGCCCGGACAGATGACAGGCGGCCAGATCGTTCTCGATGGGCCCAAGGGACCAGTCGATATCGCGAAATTTGCCGTAAGCAGTCGCGAGGTTCTGGCCATTCGCGGTGGACGGATCGGCCTGATTTTTCAGGAACCGATGAGTTCGCTGTCGCCGGTCCACACCATCGGCTCACAGATCATCGAAGCCGTGCGTTTGCATCGCCGCGTGTCGAAGAGACAGGCTCGGGAGCGATGTATCGAACTGCTGCGCCAGGTGGAGATACCGCAGCCGGAAGTGATGGCCGACAGATACACCTTCGAGTTTTCCGGCGGAATGCGCCAGCGAGCGATGATTGCCATGGCGCTGGCCTGCGACCCGGAAGTTCTGATCGCCGATGAGCCGACGACGGCGCTGGATGTGACGACGCAGGCCGAAATCCTCGATCTCATCAAGCGGCTGCAGGTGGAGCGCGGCATGGCGATGCTCCTCATCACCCACGACATGGGCATCGTTGCCGAAGTAGCGGACGAGGTCGCCGTCATGCGTTTTGGCAAGATCGTCGAAAAAGGGCCGGTGGACGAGATTTTCCACGCCAGTCAGCATCCCTACACACGGCAACTTCTGGAAGCGACGGTCAAGCTCGAGAGCGGCGCAGCAACGCGCACGCTGCCGGCGTCGCTGACGGCCAACGTGGCTCCGATCCTGTCAGTGCGCAATCTTTCCAAAGTCTACGGCGCGCCGTCCGGACTGTTTTCGCGCGGCGGTGGTCGTGGGCTGGTGGCGGTGGACGATGCAAGTCTTGACCTATTTGCCGGCGAAAATCTCGGCATTGTCGGCGAAAGCGGATCGGGCAAAACCACACTAGGGCGAATGATACTGCGGATCGTTGAGCCGAGTTCCGGCAAAATTGCGTATCGCGGACGCCCGGATGCTGCCCCGATGGACGTCACCACACTAAGCAAAGTGGATTTGCGCCGCTACCACCAGGATGTGCGTCTTATCTTTCAGGACCCATTTGCGTCGCTCAACCCCCGTATGACGGTAAAGCAGATCATCGGAGATCCTCTTGTCATCGCCGGTGGCATGCCCGGCAAAGCGGTGGAGACCCGCGTTGCCGAACTTTTGCAAAAGGTCGGGCTCGATCCCTTGGCGATGGAAAGATACCCGCATGCCTTTTCCGGTGGCCAACGCCAGCGGATCGGGATTGCAAGAGCGCTCGCCGTCAACCCGAAGGTCATCGTCGCCGATGAGGCGACTTCGGCTCTCGACGTGTCGATCCGAAGCCAGATCCTCGACTTGCTGCTCGACATTCAAAAGCAGCTCAATCTCAGCTTCATCTTCATTTCGCACGATATCTCGGTGGTGCGCTATTTCTGCGACCGCGTCGCCGTCATGCACAAAGGCAAGATCGTCGAGATCGGAGATGCGGAAACCATCTGCACCACGCCCTCGCAGCCCTATACCAAGCGACTGATCTCTTCTGTTCCGAACCCCGACCCCCGCAACAAGCGCATGCTGCACCGCCTGCGCGCAGACCAAGTTTGA